A window from Malassezia japonica chromosome 1, complete sequence encodes these proteins:
- the TIM22 gene encoding Mitochondrial import inner membrane translocase subunit tim22 (EggNog:ENOG503P30H; TransMembrane:3 (o53-75i228-244o250-269i); COG:U), giving the protein MSTKMPLVAPVYLPGQEPLVPGMTEDDRHQMREMLKYQGYTTMAMESCAFKSVMSGVLGFGLGAFFSLMSASFALDDPVRQTMADQIAMERAKRLEEAAKKEGKAVPGAKPAVTPSPATAPAHATAQASTPAASIKPAPTVATAGAPAAGSAAPQSGILSKLPGSGMFKDVKPPPPQLPEVNTMQSTKQFFVQTGKSMYSSGRGFGKVGALYSGIECLIEGFRAKNDIVNPVVAGLFAGGILARNSGPQAVVGGAVAFAAFSGAIDLFLRREAADDP; this is encoded by the exons ATGTCGACGAAGATGCCGCTCGTTGCGCCAGTGTACCTGCCTGGGCAGGAGCCGCTTGTGCCGGGCATGACAGAGGATGACCGTCACCAGATGCGCGAGATGCTCAAGTACCAGGGGTATACGACGATGGCGATGGAATCGTGCGCCTTCAAGTCGGTCATGTCCGGCGTGCTGGGCTTTGGTCTAGGTGCCTTTTTCAGCCTTATGAGCGCCTCATTTGCTCTGGACGACCCCGTGCGTCAGACGATGGCCGACCAGATTGCGATGGAGCGTGCGAAGCGCCTTGAAGAGGCTGCAAAGAAGGAAGGCAAGGCGGTTCCCGGCGCCAAGCCTGCTGTCACGCCCTCGCCCGCGACCGCGCCCGCGCATGCTACCGCGCAGGCCAGCACGCCTGCTGCGTCGATCAAGCCCGCGCCCACGGTTGCCAcggccggtgcgcccgctgccggcagcgctgcgccccaGTCGGGCATCCTGTCCAAGCTTCCTGGCAGTGGTATGTTTAAGGACGTgaagccgccgccgccgcagctccCTGAAGTGAACACGATGCAGAGCACGAAGCAGTTCTTCGTGCAGACCGGTAAGAGCATGTACTCGAGCGGCCGCGGATTCGGTAAGGTCGGTGCGCTCTACTCTGGCATTGAGTGCCTGATCGAGGGCTTCCGGGCGAAGAACGACATTGTGAACCCCGTTGTCGCTGGTCTCTTTGCCGGTGGCATTCTTGCACGCAACTCGGGCCCCCAGGCGgtggtcggcggcgcggtggcgTTTGCCGCCTTTAGTGGCGCGATCGATCTCTT CCTCCGTCGCGAAGCGGCCGATGACCCGTAG